The sequence GGGTTTAGGCTCACAAATTCACACTTCAGAAGGTTCATATCTCAACTTCGTTCTACCTGGCATATTATCTCTTACAGCAATGACATCTGCATTTAATGGTTCTGGTCCTTCAATAACAATCTCAAGAATATATACCAAAACTTTTGAAGAACTCTTAATAGCTCCTATTAAAACATCAAGCATCGCCATTGCAAAAATAATCACAGGTTTAATTAGAGGAATACTTGCCTGTATCTCTCTAATATTTGTATCATTTTTTTACGGCGCGAATCCTTTTTTATGGAACGCTATATTTATAATTCACTTAACTTTTTGTCTTCTTATCTTTTCGTCTATGGGAGTGGTAGCCGGGCTTATAGCCTCATCTCATGAAACAATGAACCGTCTTAATTCTTTTTTTATAACTCCAATGGCTTTTTTAGGCGGTACTTTCTTTAATACAAGTTTACTGCCTTTTCCAATAAACCAAATTATAAGTCTTCTCCCTATTACCCCATGTTCAAATGGCTTAAGAGCAGCAGCTTTAGGAAAACCTCAAAATTTAAGCTTTTTCTTCCTTGAATCTATTTGGCTCATTTTTCTTGTAAGTATTATAATTTATATTTTAAAAAACAAAGAATTAACCACCCCATACTCATAGCTTTTTTTAAAGATTTAAAACAGTATATTTACCCATATTTGCATATTTATTCCATTTTGCAGCCTTTCTCTTTTCTTCGCTTAGGCTTAAAAGATTGGAAATATTTCTTATTATGCATTCCTTA comes from Thermodesulfobium acidiphilum and encodes:
- a CDS encoding ABC transporter permease, translated to MQLFREVFPIVLRDLIVLKRRLIILIGSNLMGPILYLTAFGWGLGSQIHTSEGSYLNFVLPGILSLTAMTSAFNGSGPSITISRIYTKTFEELLIAPIKTSSIAIAKIITGLIRGILACISLIFVSFFYGANPFLWNAIFIIHLTFCLLIFSSMGVVAGLIASSHETMNRLNSFFITPMAFLGGTFFNTSLLPFPINQIISLLPITPCSNGLRAAALGKPQNLSFFFLESIWLIFLVSIIIYILKNKELTTPYS